The following proteins come from a genomic window of Salminus brasiliensis chromosome 15, fSalBra1.hap2, whole genome shotgun sequence:
- the LOC140535490 gene encoding uncharacterized protein → MASPVFHLIISLVVLQGLLLITRTNTEELDCLTSIRVPRSTVWKAPEKRTLKINCTVIAESHCWKNVSALWCRIDDDNNKCTPLNHYTRTTAEWTNDNRNERMFFLTFWNLSMEDAGLYRCQTHAPVSTESHNINVTVTESETDIEVISNENKTTNGSQSEPPDMVWLWPYVYICSGIVVLVLIVIVVTLLLIWCRGTKQSRKEQIAENQFSAAQTPSYTPPVHGANRPGNTHSLPAQLSPESNCIYGNAPIRASSQRDGPSRRHPASHGAKPGRRCDRFSAEVEDEDNPLVYASLNHKVKSRAPVRVTHPEETSEYAAIRVY, encoded by the exons AGTTGGACTGTCTTACATCTATCAGAGTTCCTCGGAGCACAGTGTGGAAAGCTCCTGAAAAGAGAACTCTGAAGATTAACTGTACTGTTATAGCTGAATCCCACTGTTGGAAGAACGTATCAGCTTTATGGTGCAGAattgatgatgataataataaatgcacACCTTTAAACCATTACACTCGCACAACAGCAGAATGGACTAATGATAACAGGAATGAACGGATGTTTTTCCTGACTTTCTGGAACTTATCTATGGAGGATGCTGGTCTTTACAGGTGTCAGACACATGCACCTGTATCCACTGAAAGCCATAATATCAATGTGACTGTGACAG AGTCTGAAACAGACATTGAAGTTATAAGCAATGAAAACAAAACCACAA ATGGATCTCAAAGTGAGCCTCCAGATATGGTTTGGCTGTGGCCCTACGTGTACATCTGCAGTGGCATTGTAGTGCTGGTCCTCATAGTGATAGTTGTGACTCTACTCCTGATCTGGTGCCGAG GAACAAAACAGTCAAGGAAAGAGCAAATAGCTGAGAATCAG TTCAGTGCAGCTCAGACGCCTTCTTATACTCCACCTGTACATGGGGCCAATCGACCTGGCAACACCCACAGTCTTCCAGCCCAGCTCAGTCCAGAATCAAACTGCATCTATGGTAATGCTCCTATTAGAGCCTCATCTCAGAGAGATGGCCCTTCCAGAAGACATCCAGCCAGTCACGGAGCCAAGCCAGGCCGGAGGTGTGACCGTTTCAGTGcggaggtggaggatgaggacaATCCTTTGGTGTACGCCTCTCTGAATCACAAAGTGAAGTCAAGGGCGCCAGTCAGAGTCACTCATCCGGAGGAGACCTCCGAATATGCTGCCATTCGAGTCTACTGA